The stretch of DNA ATCCAGAACATCAAACGCTGGTGGCGCGTTCCGACGCTCCAGAAGTCGATGAGGATGATGCGCAGGCCGTTGAGCGCGTGGAAGCCGATCGCGGCGACGAGCGCCAGCTCGCCGAGCCCCATGATCGGGTTCTTGTAGGTCGACATGACCGCGTTGTACGCCTCGGGGCTGACGCGGACCAGTGCCGTGTCGAGGATGTGCACGAGGAGGAAGAAGTAGATCGCCACACCGGTGACACGGTGCAGCACCCACGACCACATGCCCTCGCGTCCGCGGTACACCGTGCCGGCGGGGCGCCTCGGCAATGAGAAGCGCTTACCGGCGGTACGGGTGGGACGGAGTTTCGACGGCGTGGGTGCGGGGAGATCGGTGCTTTTCAGCGACACGAGCGGATTCCCACCTTTGGACTGGCCGAACAGATTGGGGCAAGTCTAGTCCGCCTTTTCGACACCGAGGGCCGGGCGCAGGCGGCGGTCAGCGTGCGGCAGCCGCGGCGAGGGCGGTGCGCTCCCGCACGACCTGCTCGTAGTGCTCGAGCAGTTCGGCGCACACCGCGTCCCACGACCGGTCGAGCACGCGCCGCCGCCCGGCCTCGCCCATGCGGGCGCGCTGCTCGGCGTCGCCGACGAGGGCCTCGACCGCACCCCGGAAGCCGCTGCGCTCCCCGGGCTCGAACAGCGCGCCGTCGACGCCGCTGTCGACGAGATCGATGGGGCCGCCCGAGCGGGGGGCGACGACCGGCAGTCCGCTGGCGTGCGCCTCCTGCAGGGTCTGCCCGAACGTCTCCTCGCAGCCGGTGTGCACGAACACGTCGAACGCGGCGTACGCGTCGGCGAGGTCGTCGCCCGATCGTCGTCCGAGGAAGGTCACCGGCATGCCGCGCAGCGCCTTCGTCACCGCGGGGGTCGCCGGGCCGTCGCCGACGATCGCGAACCGCGTGTTCGGCAGTCCCTTGAGGTCGCGGATGCGTTCGACCTGCTTCTCGGGGGCGATGCGTCCGACGTAGCCGACGACGGTCTCGCCGCCCGGCGACAGTCGGGCCCGCAGCTCGCGGGCGCCCGCCCGATCGCGGTTGCGCGGGTGGTATCGGTCGATGTCCACACCGCGACCCCAGCGTGCCAGGCGCGGGATGCCCGCGGCGAGGCAGTCGGCCAGCGCGGCCGAACTCGGCACCAGGGTGCGGTCGGCCTGTTCGTGCATGCGACGCACCAGCTGCCAGGCGAGCGGAGCGGTGAGGCCCAGCCGGTTGCGCTTCGCGAACCCCGCGATGTCGGTCTGATAGATCGCGACCGCGGGCAGTCCGCGCCGCCTCGCCGCCGACAGGGCGCGGGCGCCCAGCAGGAACGGGCTCGCGACGTGCAGCACGTCGGGGGCGAATTCGTCGAGCACACGATCGACCTGCAGGCTCGGCAGCCCAACCGGGAACTGGCGGTAGGCCACCGCCGGGACCTGGAAGACGGGGAATCCCCGGTAGTGCGACGGTGATCCGGCGTGCGGACTGATGACCACTGCGTCGTGTCCGTTGTCCGCGAGGTGATCGAGTACCCGGCAGACACTCGTGGTCACCCCGTTCACGGTGGGGAGGAAGCTCTCGCTGACGACCGCGACCCTCATGTCCCGCACGCTACGGCGGCCGTCCCCACGGTTCGGCGACCGGCCGTCGACGTGCAGGTGAAGGACTGGGGTCGATCAGGTGCGCGGCTAGGCTCGCTGGCATGAGCGAGAGCACCATCCACTGGCACGGTCGAGGCACGGAGCCCGAGGCGATCGAGCGCTTCTACTCGGTGATCCCCGCCGGTGGGATCGGGTCCCGCCTCTGGCCGCTCTCGCGTGCGGCGACGCCGAAGTTCCTGCACGACCTCACCGGCTCGGGGCAGACGCTGCTGCGCGACACCTGGAACCGGCTCGCCCCGATCTCGGGCTCCGAGCGCATCATGGTCGTCACCGGACGCGCCCACCGCGCGGCCGTCGAGAAGCAGCTGCCCGAGCTCGAAGACCTGAACGTCGTCCTCGAAAGCGAGGGCAAGGACTCCTCCGCCGCGATCGGGCTCGCCGCCGCAATCCTCGAGAAGCGCGAGCCGGGCGTCATCATCGGCTCCTTCGCGGCCGACCACGTCATCGGCGACACCCGCCGGTTCCGTCAGGCGGTCGTCGAAGCCGTCGCGCTCGCCGACGCCGGCTACATCGCCACCATCGGCATCCAGCCGACCGAGCCCGCGATCGGCTTCGGCTACATTCGCTGCGGCGAGCCGATCGGATCGAAGAGCGCCCCGAGCGCCATGGCGGTCAAGGGCTTCGTCGAGAAGCCGTCGCTCGAGACGGCGAAGAAGTACCTGAAGTCGGGCGACTACCTGTGGAACGCCGGCATGTTCATCGCCCGCGCCGACCGGCTGCTCGAGCAGCTCGGCAAGACCCAGCCCGCGCTGCTCGAAGGACTGCGGACGCTCGCCGACGCGTGGGACACCCCCGAGCGCGGCGCCGTCGTCGACCAGGTGTGGCCGACGCTCACCAAGATCGCCATCGACTACTCGGTCGCCGAGCCGTCGGCGAAGGAGGGGCTCCTCGCGGTCGTGCCGGGCGACTTCGACTGGGACGACGTGGGCGACTTCGCGTCGCTCGCGAAGCTGCAGTCCGGCGGTCGCAAGAGCGACCTCGCGATCCTCGGCGAGCACGCGCGGGTCCTCGCCGACTCGTCGAGCGGCATCGTCGTGAGTGAGAGCCAGCGCCTCATCACCCTCATCGGCGTCGAGGACATCGTCGTCGTCGACACCCCCGACGCGCTCCTCGTCACCACGTCCGAGCATGCGCAGCGGGTCAAGTCGGTCGTCGACGCGTTGAAACTGTCGGGGCGCACCGACGTCCTCTGAGCTCGCTCCGCGTGAGAGCGACCCGATCGTTACCTTCGCAGGCTGAGCGTCGCGCTAGCGTTTTCTGCATGTCGCGTCGTATCGCCTCCTCCGTGACCGCCCTCGCGGTCGTGCTCGCCCTCGCCGCCTGCGCGCCCGCCCCCGAACAGACGGAAGGGGCCGGATCGAGCGACTACTGCGCCCGCATGGTCACCAACTCCGGCGGGCTCGAGGACCGGTCGTTCAACCAGACCAGCTGGGCCGGCATGGAGAAGGCCTCCGAAGAGTTCGGAGTCGACGCCGAGGTGCTCGTCTCGACCGGCGAAACCGACCTCGCCCCCAACGTCGCGCAGGCGGTCGAATCGGGTTGCGGATTCGTGCTCACCGTCGGATACGAGCTCGCCGCGGCGACCACGGACGCCGCCGCCGACAACCCCGACGTGCACTTCGCGATCGTCGACGAGGTCGCAGAAGGCGACAACGTCAAGCCGATCATCTTCGACACCGCGCAGGCCTCCTACCTCGCGGGCTACCTCGCCGCCGGCGTCAGCAAGACCGGCGTCGTCGGCACCTTCGGCGGCGGCAACCAGCCCCCCGTCACCCTGTTCATGGACGGCTTCGTCGACGGCGTCGCGAAGTACAACGAGGTGCACGGCACCGCGGTGCGGGTGCTCGGCTGGGACAAAGCCGCCCAGGACGGCACCTTCACCGGCGACTTCGAAGACGTCAACAAGGGCAAGACCGTCACCCAGGGGCTCATCGACCAGGGAGCGGACGTCATCCTCCCGGTCGCCGGCCAGGTCGGCGAAGGCGCGGCGGCCGCGGCCCTCGAGGCGGGCGGCGTCTCGCTGATCTGGGTCGACAACGACGGCTACGACACCCTCCCCGAGCAGTATCGGCCCATCCTGCTGACGAGTGTCCTGAAGGACACCGAGCAGGCCGTCGTCGACATCGTCGGGGCCGACATCGACGGCGACTTCTCATCCGACCCGTTCATCGGCACCCTCGAGAACGGCGGCGTCGGCATCGCCGACTACCACGACCTCGCCGGAGCGGTGAGCGCCGAACTGCAGGCCGAGATCGACCAGCTCCGCGCCGACATCGTCAGCGGCACGATCGTGGTCGAGTCGCCCTCGACCCCCTGACCGTCCACCCTCCACCACGAACGCCCCGCGAGCCCCTCGCGGGGCGTCCTCGTTTCGGCGCGGTTACGGCGGAGTCGCATCTTCATAACGGATGCGTCTCGCGTCGCTTTCCAGCCCGGACGCGGGCCGTAACCGTGTGTAACGTGAAAGCACGGACGGTCGGCCCGCGATCGCGCGAGCAGTCCGCCGACTTCTCTCCGGCGCACCCCGCCGGCAGCAATTTCTGGAGGACATCACAGTGAAGATCAGCTCCCGCAGAGGGATCGCCGGCATCACCGCCGTCGGCGTCGCCGCCCTCGTTCTCGCCGGTTGTGCGCCCGCACCCGAAGAGACGGAAGGCGCGGCCGAGGCCAGCGACTTCCTGCCCTGCATGGTTTCGGACTTCGGTGGATTCGACGACAAGTCGTTCAACCAGGCCGGCCTCGAGGGCCTCACCAACGCGGCGTCCGAGCTCGGTGTCGAGCCCATCACCGTGCAGTCCGACGCCGAGACCGACTACGGCCCCAACATCGAGAGCATGGTCGCTCAGGGCTGCAACCTGATCGTCACCGTCGGCTTCGCGCTCTCCGCTGCGACGCTCGAGGCGGCCGAAGCCAACTCCGACGTCGAATTCGCCCTCATCGACGACGCGGCCGACGCCGACTTCGACGGCACCCCCGACTTCGACAACACGAAGCCGATCATCTTCGACACCGCCCAGTCGGCGTTCCTCGCCGGCTACGCGGCCGCGAGCTACACCAAGTCCGGCACCGTCGCGACCTGGGGTGGCCAGAACTTCCCGACCGTCACCATCTTCATGGACGGTTTCGCTCAGGGAGTCGCGTACTACAACGAGCAGAAGGGCGCGGCGGTCAAGGTCCTCGGCTACGACCCGGCGACCCCCGACACCGCGACCTTCACCGGTGGGTTCGAGGCGAACGACGTCGCCAAGAGCACGGCGCAGAACTTCATCGATCAGGGCGCTGACATCCTGCTCCCCGTCGGTGGACCGATCTACCAGAGCGCCGTCGCGGCGATCGAGGACTCCGGCAAGGAGATCGCCCTCGTCGGCGTCGACTCCGACTTCTACGAGTCCGACCCCACCACCCAGCCCTACGTGCTGACCTCGATCCTCAAGGGCATCGCGTCGGCGACCGAGTCGGTCGTCCTCGCCGCCGCCGAGGGTGACTTCAGCAACGAGGCCTACGTCGGAACTCTCGAGAACGACGGAGTCGGGCTCGCCCCGTTCCACGACTTCGAGTCGCTCGTCTCGCCCGACCTGCAGGGTGAGCTCGACGCCCTGCGCGAGCAGATCATCAGCGGCGACATCACGGTCAACTCCTACCTGGGCTGACCCGCAGCACCGCACGGGAACGGGGAGGACGGCGACAGCCGGCCTCCCCGTTCTCTCGTGCGTCGAGCGTCGATTAGGTTGTTACGAAGCCCATCATGAAAGGCAAGCGGACCCCGTGAAACTCGAACTCCGCGGCATCACCAAGCGCTTCGGCTCGCTGACCGCCAATGACGCCATCTCGCTCACCGTCGAGCCGGGAGAGATCCACGCCCTGTTGGGTGAGAACGGCGCCGGCAAGTCGACCCTGATGAACGTCCTCTACGGGCTGTACCAGGCCGACGAGGGCGAGATCCTGCTCGACGACGTCGCGCAAGCCTTCGCGGGACCCGGCGACGCGATGAACGCCGGCATCGGCATGGTCCACCAGCACTTCATGCTCATCCCCGTCTTCACCGTCGCCGAAAACGTCTCGCTCGGTCACGAGCAGACGAAGGCCGGCGGACGCCTCGACCTGGCCGCGGCCCGCGCGAAGGTGCGCGAGATCTCGGCCCGCTTCGGCTTCGACATCGACCCCGACGCCCTCATCGAGGACCTGCCCGTCGGTGTGCAGCAGCGGGTCGAGATCATCAAGGCGCTGTCCCGCGACGCGAAGGTGCTCGTCTTCGACGAGCCGACCGCGGTGCTGACCCCGCAGGAGACCGACGAGCTGATCGCGATCATGCGCCAGCTGAAGGCGGCGGGCACCTCGATCGTGTTCATCTCGCACAAGCTGCGCGAGGTGCGCGAGATCGCGGACCGGGTCACGGTCATCCGCCTCGGCAAGGTGGTGGGGGAGGCGTCTCCGTCGTCGACGAACGCGGAACTCGCTTCGCTGATGGTCGGCCGCAACGTCGAGCTCACCGTGCACAAGGACCCGGCGACGCCGGGGGACGCCGCCCTCGTCGTCGACGACCTGTCGGTCATCGACCCGCGCGGGCAGATCGTCGTGAAGGGCGTCAGCTTCGAGGTGCGGCGCGGCGAGATCCTCGCCATCGCAGGCGTCCAGGGCAACGGCCAGACCGAGCTCACCGAAGCCCTGCTCGGGCTGCAGCCGAAGGTGACCGGCACCATCAGCCTCGACGGGATCCCGATCACCGGGCTCTCGGTGCGCAAGGTGCTCGACGCCGGCGTCGGCTTCGTGCCCGAGGATCGCAAGGAAGACGGCCTCGTCGCCGAGTTCAGCATCGCCGAGAACCTCATGCTCGACCGCTCGGAGGGGCAGCCGTTCGTCAAGGCGGGGGCCCTGCAGCTCGGATACCTGAACCAGTTCGCCCAGGAGAAGAAGGGCGAGTTCGACATCCGCGCGCAGAGCGTCGAGACCCATGTCGGCCGCCTCTCCGGCGGCAACCAGCAGAAGGTCGTCCTCGCGCGCGAGCTCAGCCGCGAACTCCGCCTCTTCGTGGCCGCGCAGCCCACTCGAGGGCTCGACGTGGGCTCCATCGAATTCGTACACACCCGGATCGTCGAGACCCGTGACGCCGGCACCCCGGTCATCGTGGTCTCGACCGAGCTCGACGAGGTCGTCGCGCTCGCGGACAGGATCGCCGTCATGTACCGCGGAACCATCGTCGGCATCGTGCCCGGCGACACCCCGCGCGACGTGCTCGGCCTCATGATGGCGGGCGAGAACCCGCTGGAGGGAACCGCAGCGTGAGCGACGACAAGTCTCCCCGTCCCGGGTCGACCGAACGCGTGACGACCGGCCAGGAGCAGCTGCCCCCGGTCACGAGCGAGGCGAAGCTCGCCGACGCCGCCGACGACAAGCGCGAACCGTTCTGGAACCGGATCCTGCGCGAGATCACCACCGGCAGCGTCGCGATCTCGGTGCTCGCCGTCGTGCTCGCACTGCTGATCGGCGGCATCCTCATCGCGGTGACCGACGAGGACGTGCAGAGCGCCGCCGGGTACTTCTTCTCGCGGCCGACCGACATGCTCTCCGCCATCTGGGATGCCGTCGCGGGCGCATACTCGGCGCTGTTCCAGGGGTCGATCTACAACTTCCGTCGCCCCGGCTTCGCCGACGGCATCCGTCCGTTCACCGAGACGCTGACCTTCGCGACGCCGCTCATCGTTGCGGGCCTCGGCGTCGCGATGGCGTTCCGCGTGGGTCTGTTCAACATCGGTGGTCGCGGTCAGATGCTCGTCGCGGCGGCCGCCGCCGGATACGTCGCGTTCGCGTTCGACCTGCCCTACGGCATCCACCTGATCGTCGCGATCGGCGCCGGTCTGCTCGCCGGTGCGATCTGGGGCGGACTCGCGGGTCTGCTGAAGGCCCGCACCGGTGCGCACGAGGTGATCGTCACGATCATGCTCAACTACGTCGCGTTCTATCTGATCTCGTTCCTGCTGCGCACGCCGGGTGCGCTTCAGGCGCCGGGCAGCAACAACCCCAAGACGCCGCCGATGAAGGACACGGCGATCTTCCCCGACCTGTTCGCGGGCTACAACCTGCACGCCGGGTTCATCTTCGCGATCGCGGCGACGGTGTTCGTCTGGTACCTTCTCGACCGGTCGAGCCTCGGCTTCAAGTTCCGCGCCGTCGGTGAGAACCCGAACGCGGCGCGCGTCGCCGGCATCAACGTCAAGAACGTTTACGTATGGGCGATGGCGATCTCCGGCGCCCTCATCGGCCTCGCCGGTGTCGCCCAGGTGCTCGGCACCGTGACCACCGGCTTCAGCGCCGGCATCGACGCCGGCATCGGCTTCGACGCCATCACCGTGGCGCTCCTCGGCCGCTCCCGTCCGGTCGGCGTCTTCATCGCCGGGATCCTGTTCGGCGCCTTCAAGGCCGGCGGATTCTCGATGCAGGCGGCCGAGGGCGTCCCCATCGACATCGTGCTCGTCGTCCAGTCGCTCATCGTGCTCTTCATCGCCGCGCCGCCGCTCGTGCGCTCGGTGTTCCGCCTGCCCGACCCCGCGAAGCGTCGACGACCGACGACCCAGAAGAAGGCGGTGGCCTCATGACCGCGACCGAGATCAGCCAGGTGCCCGACTCGTCGCCGATCGTGCTCGAGAAGGCGCGCGTGCGCAGCTGGAAGTCGCCCGTCGCGCTGGGCGTCTTCACCCTGCTCGGCGCGATCCTCTTCATCGGGTTCTCCCGCGACGGTGTGAGCGGGTTCCGGCTGTCGACCGACTCCGACTTCATCCAGCTGCCCGACCTGTCGCTGCCGACTTTCGCCACCTGCCTCGTGCTCGTGCTCGTGGCCGCCGCGATCACGGGAGTGAGCGTCGGCTACACGCTGCGCTCGGCGAAGACGCCGCTCTGGCTCATCGCCGTGTTCGCGTTCCTGCTGCTCGTCGCCTTCCTCACCTGGGCGGCGGCGGGGGCCACCATCCCGGTGCCGGGCCTGCTCGTCGGCGCCCTGGGCCTCAGCGTCCCGCTCATCTTCGGAGCGCTCGGCGGCGTCATCTCCGAGCGGGTCGGCGTCGTCAACGTCGCCATCGAGGGCCAGCTGCTCGCCGGCGCGTTCACCTCCGCCGTCGTCGCGTCGATCACCCGCCAGCCGCTGCTCGGGCTCGTCGCCGCGATGGTCGCGGGCGTGCTCGTCTCGTTCGTGCTCGCCGCGTTCTCGATCAAGTACCTCGTCGACCAGGTCATCGTCGGTGTCGTGCTCAACGTGCTGGTCACCGGCCTCACGAGCTTCCTGTTCTCGCAGGTGCTCACGGCCGACCCGACGCTGCTCAACCAGCCGCCGCGCTTCGAGCGCATCGAGATCCCGTTGCTCAGTCAGATCCCGATCATCGGGCCGGCGCTGTTCCGGCAGACGATCATCGTCTACTTCGTCTACGTGGCGATCTTCGCCGTCTGGTACGCCCTGTTCCGCACCAAGTGGGGTCTGCGACTGCGCGCCGTCGGCGAGCACCCGCAGGCCGCCGACACCGTCGGCATCAAGGTCGCGGCGACCCGGTTCTGGAACGTGTCCCTCGCCGGTGCGATCGCCGGCTTCGGCGGCGCCTACTTCACGCTCGGTTCGGTCGGCTCGTTCAACAAGGAGATGACCGCGGGTGCGGGCTTCATCGCCCTCGCGGCGGTGATCTTCGGACGCTGGGATCCGATCCGCGCCACTCTCGCCGCCCTGCTGTTCGGGTTCGCGAGCAATCTGCAGAACGTGCTCAGCATCATCGGCTCGCCGGTCCCGAGCGAGTTCATGCTGATGCTGCCGTACATCGTGACCATCTTCGCGGTCGCGGGTCTCGTGGGACAGTCGCGAGGTCCGGCGGCGTCCGGCAAGCCGTACATCAAGTCGTAGGGGGCAGGTCCGTGGCAGACGAGATCGATTGGTCCGCGCTCCGCGAGGTCGCGGTCGAGGCGATGAAGAAGGCCTACGTGCCCTATTCGCACTTCCCGGTGGGAGTCGCCGCGATCGTCGACGACGGGCGGGTGATCAGCGGCGCGAACGTCGAGAACGCCTCGTACGGCGTCACGCTGTGCGCGGAATGCTCGCTCGTGTCGGCGCTGATCATGTCGGGCGGCGGCAAGCTGGTGGCGTTCACCTGCGTCGACGGCGACGGCGGCGCCCTGATGCCGTGCGGTCGCTGCCGCCAGCTGCTGTACGAGCACTCGGCCGACGGCATGCTGCTCGAGACGGTGAGCGGCATCCGCACGATCGACGAGGTGCTCCCCGACGCCTTCGGCCCCCGCACCCTCGCCGCCTACCAGTCCAGCCACTAACCCCCTCTACCCCCGCGAGCGCGGTGTGTTGCTGCGACCGCGGGTGTTTATACAGGCGCGCTCGCAGCAACACACCGCGCTCGCAGGGGTATCGAGCGGCGAACGGTTCGTCACTAGGGTGACGGCATGAGTCGTCGTCGTCTTCTCGTCCTCGTGAGCGCAGTCGGAGTTCTCGCTCTCGTCGGATGTTCGCCGTCCCCAGCGCCGGAGCCGACTGCCACCGTCACCGAAACGGCCACACCGTCGCCCTCGCCGACGCCGACGGCGAGCGCGTCGGTCGACCCGAACGCGCCGGCGAACCAGTGCCCGAACGACTCGCTCGAGGTCGCAGTCGTCGAGAGCGACGCGGGCGCCGGCAACCTCTTCTACCAGGTGACCTTCACCAACACCGGCTCGGCGCCGTGCGATCTGCGCGGCTTCCCGGGCGTCTCGGTCGTCGGGGACGGGAACGGCACTCAGCTCGGCGCAGCGGCGGCGGAGGCGACCGGCGGGCCGGAGGTCGAGACCTACACGATCGCGCCGGACGACAGCGTCGGTGCGGCACTGCAGGCCGTCAACATCGCGAGCGGCGGCGGGCCGCTGGGAGACGCCTGCGACGTCGTCACCGGTGATGGCTGGCGGATCTACCCGCCGCACTCCTTCGACGCCGTCTTCGTCGAGTCGGCGGGCCTGCCGGCCTGCGCGAACGTGGCGACCCCCTGGCTCACTGTCGGTCCGGTGTCGTCGCAGTAGCGCTCACTCGCCCACTTCGCCCTGTGTCCGGGCGCTCGGACGGGGCGAAGCGGGCGAGTCGGCATCAGGCGCGGTCGTGGAGGGTGACCTGGTAGCCGTCGGGATCCGCGAAGGTGAAGGTGCGTCCGAAGGGGCCGTCGATCGGGGCGGAGACGATCCGGTGGCCGTCCGCGGCGAGGGCGTCGTGGATGTCCTGCACGTCGGTCGCGTGCAGCCACACCGCGACACCGATGCCGGGTTGCGCGACGGAGGCCAGGTCGGTGCCGGGAATCAGGTCGCGGAGCGCGAAGGCGATCGGCGACGTCTCGAACACGACGGCGTGCGGCGGGCCCGCGGGGGAGCGGACGAGACCGAGGTACTTCTCGTAGAACGCCTGCGACGCAGCGAGGTCGCTCGCCTGGAGTGAGATGAAATCGGGGCCGGTAGCGGGCATGATCGCTTCTTCCTGTCGATGTCAGGTATCTGACACCCTCCACCATATGTCAGACTTCTGACATGCAGCAAGACGGTATCGACCTCGACACCTCGCTCGGCTACTTGCTGAAGGAGGCGTCGAGCGCCCTCCGCGCTGCGATGGAGGCGGTGCTGCGTCCTCTCGGCATGACCATCACGCACTACTCCTGCCTCGAGCTGCTCGCTCAGCGGCCCGGGCTGTCGAACTCCGAACTCGCCCGCGGCGCCTTCGTGACGCGGCAGTCGATGAACGTCCTGCTGCAGACGCTGGAGCAGGAGGGGCAGGTGGTCCGCCCCGCCGAGCAGCGCATGGGCAAGGTGCTTCCGACGCAGCTGACCGCGAGCGGTCGGCGCAGTCTGGAGAAGGCGACCGTCGCGGTCCGGTCGGTCGAGACCAGGATGCTGCGCGGGATGACGGCGGACGAGCAGGCGCATGCGCTAACAGCGCTCCGCAGCATGGTCCGCTCGCTGCGGGACGAGACGGGCGACGGTAGTCGGCAGTCCTAGGGTGGAGGGGTGACCGAAGCCTTCGACGCCGTCGACATCATCATCGCCAAGCGCGACAAGCGCGAGCTGACCACCGCCGAGATCGAGTGGCTGATCGACGCCTTCACTCGCGGCTTCGTCGTCGACGAGCAGATGTCGGCCTTCGCCATGGCCGTGCTGCTGAACGGGATGACGCGCTCCGAGATCCGCGACATGACGCTCGCGATGATCGCCAGCGGCGAGCGGATGAGCTTCGAGGGTCTCGGCAAGGTCACCACCGACAAGCACTCGACCGGCGGCGTCGGGGACAAGATCACCCTTCCGCTCGCGCCCCTCGTCGCCTCCTTCGGGGTCGCGGTACCGCAGCTCTCCGGCCGCGGTCTCGGCCACACCGGCGGCACTCTGGACAAGCTCGAATCGATCCCGGGATGGCGCGCCGACGTGTCGCCCTCCGACATGCGCCGCCAGCTCGCCGACATCGGCGCCGTGATCTGCGCGGCGGGGGCGGGTCTCGCTCCCGCCGACAAGAAGCTCTACGCGCTGCGCGACACGACAGGGACGGTCGAGGCGATTCCGCTCATCGCCTCGTCGATCATGTCCAAGAAGATCGCCGAGGGTACCGCCGCCCTGGTGCTCGACGTCAAGTTCGGCGAGGGGGCGTTCATGAAGGACCTCGACCGCGCCCGCGAGCTCGCCCGCACCATGGTCGACCTCGGCAACGACGCCGGCGTCGCGACGACCGCGCTGCTCACCGACATGAGCGTGCCGCTCGGACTCACGATCGGCAATGCGCTCGAGGTGCGGGAGTCGGTCGAGGTGCTCGCCGGCGGGGGGCCTGCCGACGTGGTCGAGCTGACCGTCGCCCTCGCGCGCGAGATGCTCGCCTCCGCGGGATTGCCCGACGCGGATCCAGCCGCGGCGCTCGCGGACGGGCGCGCGATGGACGTGTGGCGCCGGATGATCGCCGCGCAGGGCGGCGATCCGGAGGCCGAGCTGCCCGTCGCCGCGCATCAGCACACCGTGACCGCCGAGTCGGATGGAATCCTCACCCGTCAGCAGGCGCTGCCCTTCGGTATCGCAGCGTGGCGCCTCGGCGCGGGGCGCGCCCGCCAGGGCGACGCAGTGTCGGCCGGAGCCGGAGTCGAGCTGCACGCGAAGCCCGGCGACGCCGTCACCGCGGGGCAGCCGCTGTTCACCCTCCACGCCGACGACGAGAGCCGCATCGCGCGCGCACTCGACGCCGTGTCGGGAGCGTGGGAGATCGGCTCGGTCGCGCCGTCGCCGACACCGCTCATCGCCGAGACCATCCGCTGACCCTCTTCCGCCGGTGACCGGTTCGCCTAGATTGGGGACATGAGCGCGCACGAGCGGTATCTGATCGCCGGGGGTCGAGTGGACATCGCCGAGCTGCCGAAGGTGAGCCTCCACGATCACCTCGACGGCGGGCTGCGACCGCAGACGATCGTGGAGCTCGCCGACGAGGCGGGCATCGCCATCCCGGCACCGGACGCGGAGAGCCTCGAGGACTGGTTCGTCGAGTCCGCCGACTCGGGGTCGCTCGAGACGTATCTCGAGACCTTCGCCGTGACGACCGCGGTCATGCAGACCAAGCACAGCCTCTCGCGCGTGGCCCGCGAGTTCGTGACCGATCTCGCCGCCGACGGCGTCGTGTACGGCGAGATCCGGTGGGCGCCCGAGCAGCACCTCGAGCGGGGGCTCAGCCTCGACGAGGCGGTCGAAGCCGTGCAGGAGGGTATCGAGCACGGCATCGAGGACGCCCGCCGCGCGACGGGGCACGACATCCGCATCGGGCAGTTGATCTCGGCCATGCGTCAGGCCGACCGCGCCGTCGAGATCGCCGAGCTGGCGGTACGTCACCGCACGCGCGGGGTCGTCGGGTTCGACATCGCAGGGCCCGAAGACGGCTTCCCGCCGAGCCGTCTCGTCGACGCGTTCGACTTCCTCGCCGAGGAGTGGATGCCGGTCACGGTCCACGCCGGTGAGGCTGCCGGGCTCGACAGCATCCGCAGCGCCCTGCTCGACGGCCGGGCACTGCGCCTCGGCCACGGTGTGCGCATCGCCCTCGACGTGGACGTGGACGGCGCCGACGACGAGACCACGTTCGTGAGCCTCGGTCCGCTCGCGCAGTGGGTCAAGGACCGCGAGATCG from Herbiconiux sp. L3-i23 encodes:
- a CDS encoding glycosyltransferase family 1 protein — translated: MRVAVVSESFLPTVNGVTTSVCRVLDHLADNGHDAVVISPHAGSPSHYRGFPVFQVPAVAYRQFPVGLPSLQVDRVLDEFAPDVLHVASPFLLGARALSAARRRGLPAVAIYQTDIAGFAKRNRLGLTAPLAWQLVRRMHEQADRTLVPSSAALADCLAAGIPRLARWGRGVDIDRYHPRNRDRAGARELRARLSPGGETVVGYVGRIAPEKQVERIRDLKGLPNTRFAIVGDGPATPAVTKALRGMPVTFLGRRSGDDLADAYAAFDVFVHTGCEETFGQTLQEAHASGLPVVAPRSGGPIDLVDSGVDGALFEPGERSGFRGAVEALVGDAEQRARMGEAGRRRVLDRSWDAVCAELLEHYEQVVRERTALAAAAAR
- a CDS encoding BMP family protein, encoding MSRRIASSVTALAVVLALAACAPAPEQTEGAGSSDYCARMVTNSGGLEDRSFNQTSWAGMEKASEEFGVDAEVLVSTGETDLAPNVAQAVESGCGFVLTVGYELAAATTDAAADNPDVHFAIVDEVAEGDNVKPIIFDTAQASYLAGYLAAGVSKTGVVGTFGGGNQPPVTLFMDGFVDGVAKYNEVHGTAVRVLGWDKAAQDGTFTGDFEDVNKGKTVTQGLIDQGADVILPVAGQVGEGAAAAALEAGGVSLIWVDNDGYDTLPEQYRPILLTSVLKDTEQAVVDIVGADIDGDFSSDPFIGTLENGGVGIADYHDLAGAVSAELQAEIDQLRADIVSGTIVVESPSTP
- the sdhC gene encoding succinate dehydrogenase, cytochrome b556 subunit, which translates into the protein MPRRPAGTVYRGREGMWSWVLHRVTGVAIYFFLLVHILDTALVRVSPEAYNAVMSTYKNPIMGLGELALVAAIGFHALNGLRIILIDFWSVGTRHQRLMFWIVIALWAVLMIGFAPRHLMNVFGGA
- a CDS encoding BMP family protein, whose translation is MKISSRRGIAGITAVGVAALVLAGCAPAPEETEGAAEASDFLPCMVSDFGGFDDKSFNQAGLEGLTNAASELGVEPITVQSDAETDYGPNIESMVAQGCNLIVTVGFALSAATLEAAEANSDVEFALIDDAADADFDGTPDFDNTKPIIFDTAQSAFLAGYAAASYTKSGTVATWGGQNFPTVTIFMDGFAQGVAYYNEQKGAAVKVLGYDPATPDTATFTGGFEANDVAKSTAQNFIDQGADILLPVGGPIYQSAVAAIEDSGKEIALVGVDSDFYESDPTTQPYVLTSILKGIASATESVVLAAAEGDFSNEAYVGTLENDGVGLAPFHDFESLVSPDLQGELDALREQIISGDITVNSYLG
- a CDS encoding mannose-1-phosphate guanylyltransferase; the encoded protein is MSESTIHWHGRGTEPEAIERFYSVIPAGGIGSRLWPLSRAATPKFLHDLTGSGQTLLRDTWNRLAPISGSERIMVVTGRAHRAAVEKQLPELEDLNVVLESEGKDSSAAIGLAAAILEKREPGVIIGSFAADHVIGDTRRFRQAVVEAVALADAGYIATIGIQPTEPAIGFGYIRCGEPIGSKSAPSAMAVKGFVEKPSLETAKKYLKSGDYLWNAGMFIARADRLLEQLGKTQPALLEGLRTLADAWDTPERGAVVDQVWPTLTKIAIDYSVAEPSAKEGLLAVVPGDFDWDDVGDFASLAKLQSGGRKSDLAILGEHARVLADSSSGIVVSESQRLITLIGVEDIVVVDTPDALLVTTSEHAQRVKSVVDALKLSGRTDVL